Proteins from a single region of Streptomyces spinoverrucosus:
- a CDS encoding GPW/gp25 family protein: MSERFIGRGWAFPLRVGPTGGIGMVEREREIEEAIRLVLGTAPGERPMRPEFGCGIHDYVFAPGDGATAGRVAQQVREALERWEPRIAVDDVMVAFDAVEAGTLYIDVHYTVRSTNDRRNLVFPFYTIPSDDALDEELGTGFEAATGERGAA; encoded by the coding sequence GTGAGCGAGCGGTTCATCGGCCGCGGCTGGGCGTTCCCGCTGCGGGTCGGACCGACCGGCGGGATCGGCATGGTCGAGCGGGAGCGGGAGATCGAGGAGGCGATCCGCCTGGTGCTCGGCACCGCGCCCGGCGAGCGCCCCATGCGCCCCGAGTTCGGCTGCGGCATCCACGACTACGTCTTCGCCCCCGGCGACGGCGCCACCGCCGGGCGCGTCGCACAGCAGGTACGCGAGGCCCTGGAGCGCTGGGAGCCGCGGATCGCGGTGGACGACGTGATGGTCGCCTTCGACGCCGTCGAGGCCGGCACCCTCTACATCGACGTGCACTACACCGTGCGCTCCACCAACGACCGGCGCAACCTGGTCTTCCCCTTCTACACGATCCCCTCCGACGACGCCCTCGACGAGGAACTCGGTACGGGCTTCGAGGCGGCGACCGGGGAACGGGGCGCCGCCTGA
- a CDS encoding PAAR domain-containing protein, with product MPAAARTGDPTNHGGRITTPPPGAAARVATVLIGGKPAAVVGSLVACPIPQHAALGPANVIKPDPASATKGQVLIGGLPAAKMRDQSTCGAMVVTGAMNVMIGGAV from the coding sequence ATGCCAGCCGCAGCCCGTACCGGTGACCCCACCAACCACGGCGGCCGGATCACCACCCCGCCGCCCGGAGCCGCAGCGCGGGTGGCGACCGTGCTGATCGGCGGCAAACCCGCCGCCGTCGTGGGCAGCCTGGTCGCCTGTCCGATCCCCCAGCACGCGGCCCTGGGACCGGCCAACGTGATCAAGCCCGACCCGGCCTCGGCCACCAAGGGACAGGTACTCATCGGCGGGTTGCCGGCCGCGAAGATGCGCGACCAGAGCACGTGCGGCGCGATGGTCGTCACCGGCGCCATGAACGTCATGATCGGCGGTGCGGTGTGA